The genomic interval TTGAAAATGGGACAATTTGCCTATTAACATAGGATTTATCCACCTTCTTTTCTGTTGGGGAGTAATAACCTCCGCTGGAAACGCTTTTTTCAACTCATTGTCGAGCGTGGTTTGTATAATTGAAGTTTCTCCCTACTTTTGCCTACCAATTTGGTTTCTTGTTCAAAAGTGTTTATGTTCGTTGCCCGAGAAACAATCAGATTAACCGTTAACGCTGTATAATTTATAAAACTTTTTATAATGAGCAAAGAATTCGATCCCAACGACATTGGTATTTCCAATGATAACTTCTTCGGATTACCATACACACCCGAAGAGTCTGACTTAATCCTTTACTCTGTACCTTGGGATGTAACTACATCGTATGGTGGAGGTGCATCGCATGGCCCACAGGCAATGCTTAATGCTTCCCTTCAGGTGGATCTTTTCGACTTCGATGTTCCTGAGGCATGGAGTGCCAAAATAGGATCGCTCCCCATCGACGACGATATGTACAACACCAGCTCCAAAAATCGGGATGTGGCTGAGGCACTGATTACCTACATGGAGGAGGGCGGCGACAGGGAGAGTAGGAAATTCCTTCAACGCTTGGAGTCAATAAATGAAGCATGCCGCGAAATGGTGGCAACCGTTAAGGAAGAGACTAGCGAATGGCTACGACGTGAAAAAATTGTAGGCCTAGTTGGTGGCGATCATAGCACTCCGCTTGGCCTTATTCAAGCGCTTGCCGAGGTACACCCTTCGTTTGGAATTCTGCACATCGATGCTCATGCCGACTTGCGCGTGGCATACGAGGGATTCACCTACTCGCACGCCTCCATTATGCACAACGCCATGCAGCTTCCTCAGATTGAGAAGCTCGTACAAGTGGCTGTTCGCGACTTGTGTCAAGACGAGTTTGACGTGATACAAGCTGATAGCCGCATAAAGATGTTTAGCGATTACGACTTAAAGTCCGATTGCTTCAACGGAAAGAATTGGCACCAGCAGTGCGAGGCTATCGTGGCCGAACTACCCCAAAAAGTATACATCAGCTTCGATATCGATGGGCTTACCCCAGAACTTTGCCCCAACACAGGAACACCGGTAGTGGGAGGGTTGACTTTCAACCAAGCGCATTACCTCCTTAAATCGGTGGTGAAAAGCGGAAAGCAAATCATTGGCTTCGACCTTAATGAGGTTTCGCCCGGCGAGGGTGAGTGGGATGCCAGCGTGGGGGCACGCATGCTCTATAAGCTGGGTCTGTTTACTCTGGCCTCCGTCGATGCTAAATTTGGCAAAACAATTAAGGCATAATCATTGATTACTAGAAACAATTCAGAACCAAGGTAAGCCCTTGCTAGGTAAAGTAAAACGTTTTTGTTAATCAAAAAGTGCAACAAAGGGAGCCGGGTAATTCCGGCTTTTTTTATTTTTAGGCGTGATAAACTTATTGATGATACAATGGATGCGATTGCGATTTACATAGTATACGTGGCCGATCAGCAGCGCAGTAGAGATTTTTACCGTGATGTTTTAATGCAGGAACCTGTTTTGGACGTACCGGGAATGACGGAGTTTCAGCTAGGACCGGGATGCAAACTCGGAATTATGCCCGAGAATGGTGTGGCTCGCCTTTTGGGCGATAGGATTCCACACCCGTCACTGGGGAGTGGAATTCCTCGAAGCGAAGTTTACCTCTACATTAAGAATCCTATCGATTACTTTAAGCGTGCCATCAAGGCTGGTGGCGTTTCCATAAGCATGCCCAAGGCCTGCGATTGGGGCGATACGGTGGCCTACTGCGCCGATCCCGATGGGCATATTATCGCCTTTGCCGAGAGAACAGCATAGGTTAATAACCAATTCCTTCTGTGCCTATGGGCACGGTTGCGTCTGTAACACTAAACAGGTTCGAAATGAACCACCACAAACCCAATATCTACTTGTATTGTATCTTACTTAAGGGACACGATTATTCGCAGGCTTGGGTCTTTTTGTCTTAATTATTATCGTATCCTAAATACAAAGGCTTATATTTAATTCATAGTCAAACGTATAACCTATTTATTCTTTTCAGCTATTTTTTTCTTTTTGCATAATACATTCCTTGTTTATTATTGATTGGTAGTGGGAAAAAGGTTAGATTTGTATACAGGGTGATTTTATCACACGCATAAATGAGTTATGCTCAAGTTGACTTTACGGGCCTTAATTCAACAACTTAGCACAATACATATTTAAATACTAAGTATGTTGACTAAAAAATCGAATTGCCATGTTAGAAAAAATTATTGATTATAGCGTAAAGAACAAACTGATAGTTATACTATTTACGCTTACTATAGCGGCTTTTGGTCTGTATGCAGTTTTAAATATTCCAGTGGGTGCAGTGCCCGATATTACAAATAATCAGATTCAGGTAATTACCACCTCTGGTAATTTGTCGACCCAGGAAATTGAGCAATTTATTACAACACCTGTTGAAATGGAGATGGCGAATTTGCCTGGTGTTGAGGAAATACGCTCTATCTCGAAATTCGGGATTTCCGTGGTTACGGTGGTTTTTTCAGAAAACATGGGGACTTATTTACCCCGACAATTAATTGCTGAAAAAATTAAAATAGCATCGGCTAATATCCCTGAGGCTTATGGCGTGCCCGAAATGGGACCGATAACCACCGGTTTAGGCGAAATATACCAGTACATTGTTGATGTAAAACCTGAATTTAGAGATAAGTATACTCCAATGGATTTGCGGACAATCCAAGACTGGATTATAAAACGACAATTATCGGGGATAAAAGGTGTAGTTGAAATAAACAGTTGGGGTGGATATTTAAAACAATATGAGGTATCGGTGAATCCGGCAAGGATTAAAAGCCTTGGAATTAGTTTAATGGATATTTATACTGCGCTCGAAAACAACAATGGTATTTCGGGTGGTTCCTATATTGAAAAAACAAATCAGAGTTATTTTATTAGGGGCGATGGACAGGCAAAGACTTTAGCCGATATTGAAAACATTGTAGTTACGAACAATACAGGTACGCCAATTCTTATAAAAGATTTGGCCATGGTGAAATTCGGTTTTGCAAACCGTTTTGGTGCCATTACTGCTAATGGAAAGGGAGAAACGGTTCTGGGTCAGATTATGATGCCTAAATTCAAGTAACAAATGCAACTTATAGGATTGATTGGAGAGAAAGGAATTGCATTTTTTCAGAACAGGAAGATGAGAATTACTCACCTTCG from Williamwhitmania taraxaci carries:
- a CDS encoding agmatinase family protein — translated: MSKEFDPNDIGISNDNFFGLPYTPEESDLILYSVPWDVTTSYGGGASHGPQAMLNASLQVDLFDFDVPEAWSAKIGSLPIDDDMYNTSSKNRDVAEALITYMEEGGDRESRKFLQRLESINEACREMVATVKEETSEWLRREKIVGLVGGDHSTPLGLIQALAEVHPSFGILHIDAHADLRVAYEGFTYSHASIMHNAMQLPQIEKLVQVAVRDLCQDEFDVIQADSRIKMFSDYDLKSDCFNGKNWHQQCEAIVAELPQKVYISFDIDGLTPELCPNTGTPVVGGLTFNQAHYLLKSVVKSGKQIIGFDLNEVSPGEGEWDASVGARMLYKLGLFTLASVDAKFGKTIKA
- a CDS encoding VOC family protein; its protein translation is MDAIAIYIVYVADQQRSRDFYRDVLMQEPVLDVPGMTEFQLGPGCKLGIMPENGVARLLGDRIPHPSLGSGIPRSEVYLYIKNPIDYFKRAIKAGGVSISMPKACDWGDTVAYCADPDGHIIAFAERTA
- a CDS encoding efflux RND transporter permease subunit, producing MLEKIIDYSVKNKLIVILFTLTIAAFGLYAVLNIPVGAVPDITNNQIQVITTSGNLSTQEIEQFITTPVEMEMANLPGVEEIRSISKFGISVVTVVFSENMGTYLPRQLIAEKIKIASANIPEAYGVPEMGPITTGLGEIYQYIVDVKPEFRDKYTPMDLRTIQDWIIKRQLSGIKGVVEINSWGGYLKQYEVSVNPARIKSLGISLMDIYTALENNNGISGGSYIEKTNQSYFIRGDGQAKTLADIENIVVTNNTGTPILIKDLAMVKFGFANRFGAITANGKGETVLGQIMMPKFK